Proteins found in one Nitrosopumilus maritimus SCM1 genomic segment:
- the dnaG gene encoding DNA primase DnaG, giving the protein MPQSGIVKYHVKLSYEVDGLVERADIIGAIFGQTEGLLGPEMNLNELQRVSKVGRIEVSARTTANTTAGDALIPMSTDIDTCALIAAGIESIDKVGPFDCKFTLEAIDDVRAAKKDDIVKRAKEIKQKWATKTVSEGESMLNDVHQGDSKKLTTYGPSKLTCSSGLADSNWVILVEGRADVINLLRAGYDNALAIEGAKIDESIKELCNSKETVVAFLDGDRAGGFILKELKSVVPIDYELRADNDVEVEELTPQRIDEILSPVAEEIKGGKPAPTLQNEDDKPLAEMAAKVFPNLNETLEAVALDGDNNEIFKVPISEVVSKLSTQSGIKYLLLDGIITQRLLEGAKNAGIECVVGHRVAKLSNSDGMTLKTFGDLGVA; this is encoded by the coding sequence ATGCCTCAATCAGGAATTGTCAAATATCATGTTAAACTTTCCTATGAAGTTGATGGGCTCGTTGAAAGAGCAGATATAATCGGAGCCATCTTCGGCCAAACAGAAGGACTGTTAGGCCCTGAGATGAATCTGAATGAACTGCAACGAGTTTCTAAAGTAGGTCGCATAGAAGTCAGTGCTAGAACTACTGCAAATACCACTGCTGGTGATGCATTAATTCCAATGAGTACTGATATTGATACTTGTGCATTGATTGCAGCAGGAATTGAAAGCATTGACAAAGTTGGTCCATTTGATTGTAAATTTACCTTAGAAGCAATTGATGATGTACGTGCTGCAAAGAAAGATGACATTGTAAAACGTGCAAAAGAAATCAAGCAAAAATGGGCAACTAAAACTGTTAGTGAAGGAGAAAGTATGCTAAATGATGTCCACCAAGGTGATTCTAAAAAATTAACCACTTATGGTCCATCCAAACTTACTTGCAGTTCTGGCCTAGCTGATTCTAACTGGGTAATTCTAGTTGAAGGAAGAGCTGATGTGATAAATCTTCTCAGAGCAGGATATGATAATGCACTTGCAATTGAAGGCGCAAAAATTGATGAATCTATCAAAGAATTATGCAATTCAAAAGAAACTGTTGTTGCATTCTTAGATGGCGATAGAGCAGGTGGATTTATTCTAAAAGAACTAAAATCAGTTGTCCCAATTGATTATGAACTAAGAGCAGACAATGATGTTGAAGTTGAAGAATTAACTCCACAAAGAATTGATGAAATTCTTAGTCCAGTTGCTGAAGAAATTAAAGGCGGTAAACCTGCACCAACACTCCAAAACGAAGATGATAAACCTCTTGCCGAGATGGCAGCAAAAGTTTTCCCAAATCTAAATGAAACTCTTGAAGCAGTTGCACTAGATGGTGATAACAATGAAATCTTTAAGGTTCCAATAAGTGAAGTTGTTAGCAAACTATCAACACAATCTGGAATCAAATATCTTCTACTAGATGGAATCATCACTCAGAGACTTTTAGAGGGCGCCAAAAACGCAGGAATTGAATGTGTAGTTGGTCACAGAGTAGCAAAACTATCAAACTCTGATGGAATGACTCTCAAAACATTCGGTGACCTGGGCGTAGCATAG
- a CDS encoding class I SAM-dependent methyltransferase, which produces MGLGSSYWSEVIEVLREIIPVYDKVNSIISLGKDVEHRNRGISNRVLPGNKILDAGSGFGNMSKTALKLTDGKISVTLYDPLVPMLKNTGTHFEKTPDMANGVFEHIPFRDEEFDAVLCGYSLRDAINLRIAISEIHRVLKKDGRFVIVDLGKPDSGFIRAGVAFYLRCILPILAFSAGGKLGLKFGTLYGTFKRWPQNKKLEGLLLEKFSRVEFEKDLMGGAIMVAAYK; this is translated from the coding sequence ATGGGTTTAGGAAGTAGTTATTGGAGCGAAGTAATCGAAGTACTTCGAGAAATCATTCCAGTTTATGACAAGGTAAACTCAATCATATCGCTAGGAAAAGATGTAGAACATCGTAACCGTGGAATTTCAAACAGAGTTCTTCCAGGAAACAAGATACTTGATGCAGGTTCAGGATTTGGTAATATGTCAAAGACTGCGCTAAAACTAACTGATGGAAAGATTTCAGTTACACTTTATGATCCTCTGGTTCCAATGTTAAAGAACACTGGAACCCATTTTGAAAAGACACCAGACATGGCAAATGGTGTTTTTGAGCACATTCCATTTAGAGATGAAGAGTTTGATGCAGTGCTTTGTGGTTATTCATTAAGAGATGCAATAAATTTGAGAATTGCAATATCAGAGATTCACAGAGTCTTGAAAAAAGATGGACGATTTGTAATTGTAGATTTGGGAAAGCCAGATAGCGGATTCATCAGAGCAGGAGTTGCATTTTATCTCAGATGCATCTTGCCAATTCTTGCATTTAGTGCAGGTGGAAAACTTGGATTAAAGTTTGGGACACTTTATGGAACTTTCAAAAGATGGCCACAAAACAAAAAGCTTGAAGGTTTACTGTTAGAGAAATTCTCCAGAGTGGAATTTGAGAAAGATCTTATGGGTGGAGCAATCATGGTTGCTGCATACAAATGA
- a CDS encoding cupredoxin domain-containing protein: MKRSSKTMAVLVMIFAVSIVSLSINVASAQAVPEWVKNTALWYGEGIVSEGEFLNMIKFLIENEVIVIDNIKEPMPQVSDAQIIIPNGNYDVTGAGFYSPLNLEIPVGTTVTWTNDDSVPHNIQSIDVNGKVIQLFNSPPLNTGDRFEHVFEEEGVYKYYCSFHPWRVGLVTVS, from the coding sequence ATGAAACGCAGTTCAAAAACAATGGCCGTATTAGTTATGATTTTTGCAGTTTCAATAGTTTCTCTTTCAATTAATGTAGCAAGTGCACAAGCAGTACCAGAATGGGTAAAAAATACGGCATTGTGGTATGGTGAAGGAATTGTTTCAGAGGGAGAATTTCTCAATATGATAAAATTCTTGATTGAAAATGAGGTAATTGTAATAGACAACATAAAGGAACCAATGCCTCAAGTATCTGATGCACAGATTATCATTCCAAATGGAAACTATGATGTCACAGGTGCAGGATTTTACTCACCATTGAATTTAGAGATTCCAGTAGGAACTACAGTAACATGGACAAATGATGATTCAGTACCACACAACATCCAAAGTATAGATGTCAATGGAAAGGTCATTCAGTTATTTAACAGTCCACCATTAAATACAGGAGATAGATTTGAGCATGTATTTGAAGAAGAAGGTGTTTACAAGTACTATTGTTCTTTCCACCCTTGGAGAGTAGGACTAGTTACAGTATCATAG
- a CDS encoding enoyl-CoA hydratase/isomerase family protein, whose protein sequence is MSLVTTSTSDGICTVKINRPDKLNAMNTDVAKELIKTFEELNHNDDVKVIILTGEGEKAFSAGADIEYMSKISADESVEYAKTGQLVTATVELVKQPTIAAVNGFALGGGCELAMSCDIRIAADTAKLGQPEVTIGVPPGWGGTQRLMRIVGIAKAKELVYTGKMIKAEEAKEIGLVNHVVPLASLQEEALKMAQQIAGNSTMGVQMSKVAINKGRNADLDTGLGLEILAWRNCFTHPDRQERMTAFVNKSKK, encoded by the coding sequence ATGTCACTAGTTACCACATCTACTTCTGATGGCATTTGTACTGTCAAAATCAACAGACCTGACAAACTCAATGCTATGAACACTGATGTTGCAAAAGAACTAATCAAAACTTTTGAAGAACTAAACCACAATGATGATGTCAAAGTTATCATTTTGACTGGTGAAGGTGAAAAAGCATTTTCTGCTGGTGCAGACATTGAATACATGTCAAAAATCTCTGCAGATGAATCAGTAGAATATGCAAAGACTGGTCAACTTGTTACTGCAACAGTTGAATTAGTTAAACAACCAACAATTGCAGCCGTTAACGGTTTTGCATTAGGCGGTGGTTGTGAACTTGCAATGTCTTGTGATATTAGAATAGCAGCTGATACTGCTAAACTAGGTCAACCAGAAGTAACAATTGGTGTCCCTCCTGGATGGGGTGGAACACAAAGATTGATGAGAATTGTGGGAATAGCAAAGGCAAAAGAACTTGTTTACACAGGTAAAATGATCAAAGCTGAAGAGGCAAAAGAGATTGGTCTTGTAAACCATGTCGTTCCTCTTGCATCATTACAAGAAGAAGCTTTGAAAATGGCACAACAAATTGCTGGAAACTCTACAATGGGTGTTCAGATGTCTAAAGTTGCAATCAACAAGGGAAGAAATGCAGACCTTGATACTGGTCTTGGATTAGAAATCCTTGCTTGGAGAAACTGCTTTACACATCCAGACAGACAAGAGAGAATGACTGCATTTGTCAACAAGTCAAAGAAATAG
- a CDS encoding ArsR/SmtB family transcription factor — protein sequence MTNQLLEFKEILRSRQESEQRKPDKQTRKLLFYLFTSTRGGFTRLRIIMSLLDKPYNTHQLSQELELDYKAVQHHMKVLEKNNMVSKIGEKYGAIFHLSNFLEMNISALDEAIDKLDRKMNHKKVYI from the coding sequence ATGACAAATCAATTACTAGAGTTTAAAGAAATTCTTAGATCTAGACAAGAATCTGAGCAAAGAAAACCCGATAAACAAACCAGAAAATTACTATTTTACTTGTTTACAAGCACTCGCGGTGGATTTACAAGACTTAGAATCATTATGAGTTTGCTTGATAAACCATACAACACTCATCAATTATCTCAAGAACTTGAACTTGATTACAAAGCCGTACAACATCACATGAAAGTACTTGAGAAAAACAACATGGTCTCAAAAATTGGTGAAAAATATGGTGCAATATTCCACTTGTCTAACTTTCTTGAAATGAATATCTCTGCTTTAGATGAGGCAATTGATAAACTGGACAGAAAGATGAATCACAAAAAAGTCTACATCTAA
- a CDS encoding archaeal proteasome endopeptidase complex subunit alpha, with protein sequence MMASKGYDMTPTMYSPDGRIYQVEYAIETVKRGTLAIGVASKQGVIMAVEEKPRTLQSTDVTQKIFQVDYHIGVAAAGYIPDARVQVDSARFFSQGNRMTYDESVEVATVAKHLADQAHQFTQYGGVRPNGVSMIIAGVDQKGESIYVTDPSGTYVQFAAIAIGAGSDDVNAFLEKNYKEDMSLEDAAALAIAAINLKAEEKGGVKDIKMAKVSTESKIFEKVSEADLQNYSQNASKFVP encoded by the coding sequence ATGATGGCATCAAAGGGTTATGATATGACCCCTACAATGTATTCTCCAGACGGCAGAATTTACCAAGTCGAATATGCTATTGAGACTGTAAAAAGAGGAACTTTAGCAATTGGTGTTGCCAGTAAACAAGGAGTCATCATGGCAGTTGAGGAAAAACCTCGCACATTACAAAGTACTGATGTTACACAGAAAATTTTCCAAGTAGATTATCACATTGGTGTTGCAGCAGCAGGATACATCCCAGATGCACGTGTTCAAGTTGACAGTGCAAGATTCTTCTCACAGGGAAACAGAATGACCTATGATGAATCAGTAGAGGTTGCTACAGTTGCAAAACATCTAGCAGACCAAGCTCATCAATTTACACAGTATGGAGGTGTTCGTCCAAATGGTGTTTCAATGATTATTGCAGGTGTTGACCAGAAAGGTGAATCAATCTATGTAACTGATCCAAGTGGAACATATGTTCAATTTGCAGCAATTGCAATTGGAGCAGGTTCAGATGATGTAAATGCATTCTTGGAGAAAAATTACAAAGAAGACATGAGTTTAGAAGATGCAGCAGCATTAGCAATTGCAGCAATTAATCTAAAGGCAGAGGAAAAGGGCGGAGTCAAAGATATCAAGATGGCAAAGGTTTCAACTGAATCTAAAATCTTTGAAAAAGTATCTGAAGCAGACTTGCAAAATTATTCTCAAAACGCATCAAAGTTTGTTCCTTAG
- a CDS encoding 3-hydroxypropionate--CoA ligase has protein sequence MAAVKKIFDEIIETDHKVITEESSKSILKNYGVKVPPYALVTSAEEAAKEAKKIGFPLVMKVVSPQILHKTDVGGVKVGLDNVADVKKTFTDMYGRLSKKKGVNVKGILLEKMVPKGVELIVGIQNDSQFGPIIMVGMGGIMTEVMKDVAFRMLPITTSDAKSMLNELKGSKLLKGFRGSEPIDTNLVAKMLVNIGKLGVENADYINSIDFNPVIVYPKSHYVVDAKIILNKEKKKNSISKAKPSITDMETFFTPKSVALVGASASPGKIGNSILDSLVNYDFKGKVYPINPKADKIFGQKCYPSVADIPGKVDLVVVSVDLSMTPPVLEDCAKKGVHSVVIVSGGGKELGGERAAYEAEVARLSKKHKIRIIGPNCIGMFNAANRLDCAFQGQERMVRSKLGPVAFFSQSGTMGISMLESADTFGLSKMISFGNRSDVDEADMIWYAANDPQTKVIGLYVEGFGDGRKFINVAKRVMKEKKKPIVIWKSGRTAAGAKQAASHTGSLGGSNAIIMGAFKQAGIISVDSYQELAGVLKALAWQPAAKGNKVAMTSNGAGPMIGGIDQLEKFGLAIGKLSPKLLKKMKSRFPPAVPIHNGNPADVGGGATADDYQFVIQQFMDEKNIDIAMPWFVFQDDPLEETIVDHLAGFQKKAKKPLLCGGNGGPYTEKMIKLIEKHNVPVYQDLRTWVAAASALHQWGKISKK, from the coding sequence ATGGCTGCAGTTAAGAAAATTTTTGATGAAATTATTGAAACTGATCACAAAGTCATCACTGAAGAATCATCAAAATCTATTCTCAAAAACTATGGCGTTAAAGTACCACCATATGCATTAGTAACCTCTGCTGAAGAAGCAGCAAAAGAAGCTAAAAAAATTGGATTTCCACTTGTAATGAAAGTAGTATCACCACAAATCTTACACAAGACTGATGTTGGTGGAGTTAAAGTTGGTTTAGACAATGTCGCTGATGTAAAAAAGACATTTACTGACATGTATGGCAGACTCTCAAAGAAAAAGGGAGTTAATGTCAAAGGAATTCTTCTCGAAAAGATGGTTCCAAAAGGTGTTGAGCTTATTGTAGGTATTCAAAATGATTCCCAATTTGGTCCAATCATTATGGTTGGTATGGGAGGTATTATGACAGAAGTAATGAAAGATGTAGCATTTAGAATGCTACCAATTACAACTTCTGATGCAAAATCAATGTTAAACGAACTAAAGGGTTCAAAACTTCTCAAAGGATTCAGAGGAAGTGAACCAATTGACACTAACTTGGTTGCAAAAATGTTGGTAAACATTGGAAAACTAGGCGTAGAAAATGCAGATTACATAAACAGCATTGACTTTAACCCAGTAATCGTATATCCAAAATCTCACTATGTTGTTGATGCAAAAATTATCCTAAACAAAGAGAAGAAGAAAAATTCAATCTCAAAAGCAAAACCAAGCATTACAGACATGGAGACATTCTTTACTCCAAAATCAGTTGCACTAGTTGGAGCTTCTGCTAGTCCAGGAAAGATTGGTAACTCTATCTTAGATAGTTTGGTAAATTATGATTTCAAAGGTAAAGTATATCCAATTAATCCAAAGGCTGACAAAATCTTTGGACAGAAATGTTATCCATCTGTTGCTGATATTCCAGGTAAAGTTGATCTAGTTGTAGTTTCAGTAGACTTGTCTATGACTCCTCCAGTTCTAGAAGACTGTGCAAAGAAAGGAGTTCATAGTGTCGTAATTGTCTCAGGTGGAGGAAAAGAACTTGGTGGCGAAAGAGCAGCATATGAAGCTGAAGTTGCAAGATTATCTAAAAAACACAAAATCAGAATTATTGGTCCTAACTGTATCGGAATGTTCAATGCAGCAAACCGTCTTGACTGTGCATTCCAAGGACAAGAAAGAATGGTCCGCTCAAAACTTGGTCCTGTTGCATTCTTCTCACAAAGTGGAACAATGGGAATTAGTATGTTAGAGAGTGCTGACACATTTGGTCTATCAAAGATGATCAGCTTTGGTAACCGTTCTGATGTTGATGAGGCAGATATGATTTGGTATGCTGCAAATGATCCTCAAACCAAAGTAATCGGATTATATGTTGAAGGATTTGGTGATGGTAGAAAATTCATTAATGTCGCAAAACGTGTAATGAAAGAGAAAAAGAAACCAATTGTTATTTGGAAGAGTGGAAGAACTGCAGCAGGTGCAAAACAAGCAGCTTCTCACACGGGCTCACTTGGTGGCTCTAATGCAATCATTATGGGTGCATTCAAGCAAGCAGGAATTATCTCAGTTGACAGTTATCAAGAATTAGCAGGAGTTCTAAAGGCACTAGCATGGCAACCAGCCGCCAAAGGCAACAAGGTTGCAATGACAAGTAATGGTGCTGGTCCAATGATTGGTGGAATTGATCAATTAGAAAAATTCGGTCTTGCTATTGGAAAACTATCTCCAAAACTTCTCAAGAAGATGAAATCACGTTTCCCACCTGCAGTACCAATTCATAATGGTAATCCAGCTGATGTTGGTGGTGGCGCAACTGCTGATGACTATCAATTTGTAATTCAACAATTTATGGATGAGAAAAACATCGACATTGCAATGCCTTGGTTTGTATTCCAAGACGACCCATTAGAAGAAACAATAGTTGATCATCTTGCTGGTTTCCAAAAGAAAGCAAAGAAGCCACTTCTATGTGGAGGTAATGGCGGTCCATATACTGAAAAGATGATTAAATTAATTGAGAAACACAATGTTCCAGTTTATCAAGACCTCAGAACTTGGGTTGCAGCAGCATCTGCACTCCATCAATGGGGAAAAATTTCTAAAAAATAG
- a CDS encoding toprim domain-containing protein encodes MLVTEQEISELQKFVFQLNSGNGVVIVEGKRDFNALRKIGYQGEILEFHKFGGINNFADSVAKYKKIILLFDRDKKGRYLTGKTIQLLQRRTKLDLSYKKKLRQITRGKIMFIEQLVCYESYFA; translated from the coding sequence GTGCTCGTTACAGAACAAGAGATTTCAGAATTACAAAAATTTGTTTTTCAATTGAATTCAGGAAATGGTGTTGTAATAGTTGAAGGTAAAAGAGATTTCAATGCACTAAGAAAGATTGGATATCAAGGAGAAATTTTAGAATTTCACAAGTTTGGTGGAATCAATAATTTTGCAGACTCTGTTGCTAAATACAAAAAAATTATTCTTTTGTTTGATAGAGACAAAAAAGGACGATACCTAACTGGTAAAACAATTCAATTACTCCAAAGAAGAACAAAATTGGATCTTTCTTACAAAAAGAAATTACGACAAATTACAAGAGGAAAGATAATGTTTATTGAACAACTAGTTTGTTACGAGTCTTACTTTGCCTAA
- the erpA gene encoding iron-sulfur cluster insertion protein ErpA: MATEQTQKMITVTEKAAEKIKEFMKEEAESPEYLRVYVQGGGCSGLSYGMGFEKAPEEDDIVMEENGVKLLVDSYSVDHLQGANVDYIESLMGSGFKINNPNVTKSCSCGHSFSTE, translated from the coding sequence ATGGCAACTGAGCAAACACAAAAGATGATCACAGTTACTGAAAAAGCAGCTGAGAAAATCAAAGAATTCATGAAAGAAGAAGCAGAATCTCCTGAATACCTTAGAGTATACGTTCAGGGTGGAGGCTGTTCTGGTTTGTCTTACGGAATGGGCTTTGAAAAAGCACCAGAAGAAGATGACATCGTCATGGAAGAAAATGGTGTAAAACTTTTAGTTGACAGTTACAGCGTTGACCACTTACAAGGTGCAAACGTTGACTATATTGAAAGCCTAATGGGTTCTGGATTTAAGATTAACAATCCAAATGTTACAAAATCCTGTTCATGTGGCCATTCATTTAGTACTGAATAA
- a CDS encoding type 1 glutamine amidotransferase yields the protein MSDVLLVQNTRIEGSGYLGDLLKKDGFDITSVNAKHEKLPDKDFSLVVILGAPESANDDLPYLRDEQQLIKNSVEKNIPVLGICLGSQLIAKTFGGKVYSGLKKEIGFYNDLQVSYNSGLFSGFQNPFTVFHWHGDTFDLPEGAINLASSEHYQNQAFRYKSAVGLQFHLEVNEEMVNLWLDNTEEKLQKIPYIDPKKIRSDIDENISTVKSNMKNFYNNFKSEFQL from the coding sequence ATGTCTGATGTATTACTTGTACAAAACACAAGAATCGAAGGTTCTGGATATCTTGGTGACTTGTTAAAGAAAGATGGATTTGATATTACATCAGTTAATGCAAAACATGAGAAACTTCCAGACAAAGATTTTTCTCTTGTTGTAATTTTAGGAGCTCCTGAAAGTGCAAATGATGATTTGCCTTATCTTAGAGATGAACAACAACTAATCAAAAATTCTGTTGAAAAAAATATTCCTGTTTTGGGAATTTGTTTGGGTTCTCAGTTAATTGCAAAAACATTTGGTGGCAAAGTTTACTCTGGTCTAAAAAAAGAGATTGGGTTTTACAATGATCTTCAGGTCTCATATAACTCTGGATTGTTTTCTGGCTTTCAAAACCCCTTTACTGTATTTCATTGGCATGGTGACACCTTTGACTTGCCTGAAGGTGCGATTAATCTAGCCTCATCTGAGCATTACCAAAACCAAGCATTCAGATACAAAAGCGCAGTTGGATTGCAATTTCATTTGGAGGTAAATGAAGAGATGGTAAATCTCTGGCTTGATAACACTGAAGAAAAATTGCAAAAAATCCCTTACATCGATCCAAAAAAAATCCGTTCTGATATTGATGAAAATATTTCAACTGTAAAATCGAATATGAAGAATTTTTACAATAATTTCAAATCAGAATTTCAACTTTGA
- a CDS encoding Glu/Leu/Phe/Val family dehydrogenase has protein sequence MVKNDPFANATKQVNDACDILGIKDKGIRDYLAIPNRILRVKIPVTMDNGKVRVFTGFRSQHNNDRGPYKGGIRYFNPEGGVEYMEREVMALSSWMTWKCAIVDVPLGGGKGGIYVNPKTEKLSENELERLTRGFAYKISEVIGPEKDIPAPDVYTTGKEMTQIMDTFSKLNGNKYSPGVITGKPISMGGSLARNVATGLGAAYTVREAAKTLKVNLKGAKVVLQGFGNASTFAGEYLEKMGAKVIAVSDSKGSISIPKGAKVSKILEHKQKKGSVVGFPGSKKISTEELLTTKCDVLVPGALENQIDAKIAKNLKCKIIAEAANGPTLPEADPIIYKKNILVIPDILANSGGVCISYLEWVQNNMGYYWTFDEVANKMEKNITQGFKDAYALSKKHKIDMRKATMVLAVERVLDAFNTKGIWP, from the coding sequence TTGGTAAAGAATGATCCTTTTGCAAATGCAACAAAACAGGTTAATGATGCATGTGATATTCTTGGAATTAAAGACAAAGGTATACGCGATTATCTTGCAATACCAAATAGAATTCTCAGAGTAAAAATTCCAGTTACTATGGATAATGGAAAGGTTAGAGTTTTCACCGGTTTTAGAAGTCAACACAATAACGATAGAGGTCCTTACAAAGGCGGTATCAGATACTTCAACCCAGAAGGTGGTGTTGAGTACATGGAACGCGAAGTCATGGCACTCTCATCTTGGATGACTTGGAAATGTGCCATTGTTGATGTTCCACTAGGTGGCGGTAAAGGTGGAATTTACGTTAATCCAAAAACTGAAAAGCTTAGTGAAAATGAATTAGAAAGACTTACTCGTGGATTTGCATATAAAATTTCTGAAGTTATTGGTCCAGAAAAAGACATCCCAGCTCCTGATGTTTACACAACAGGAAAAGAGATGACACAAATCATGGATACATTTAGCAAACTAAACGGAAACAAATACTCTCCAGGAGTTATTACTGGTAAACCAATCTCAATGGGTGGTTCTCTTGCAAGAAATGTTGCAACTGGTTTAGGTGCAGCATATACCGTTAGAGAAGCTGCAAAGACACTGAAAGTTAATCTCAAAGGAGCCAAAGTTGTTTTGCAAGGATTTGGTAATGCATCAACATTTGCAGGTGAATACTTGGAGAAGATGGGTGCAAAAGTAATTGCAGTCAGTGACTCTAAAGGTTCCATCTCAATTCCAAAAGGTGCAAAGGTTAGCAAAATCCTTGAACATAAACAAAAGAAAGGAAGCGTAGTTGGATTCCCTGGTAGCAAAAAAATCTCTACTGAAGAATTACTTACAACAAAATGTGATGTACTAGTTCCAGGTGCACTGGAAAATCAAATTGATGCTAAAATTGCTAAAAATCTAAAATGTAAAATTATTGCCGAAGCTGCAAACGGTCCAACACTACCTGAAGCAGACCCAATCATTTACAAAAAGAACATTTTGGTTATTCCTGATATCTTGGCCAACTCTGGTGGTGTATGTATCTCATACCTGGAGTGGGTTCAAAACAACATGGGTTACTATTGGACCTTTGATGAGGTTGCAAACAAGATGGAGAAGAACATCACTCAAGGATTCAAAGATGCTTATGCATTATCAAAGAAGCACAAAATCGACATGAGAAAAGCAACCATGGTTTTGGCAGTAGAAAGAGTTCTTGATGCCTTTAACACAAAAGGTATCTGGCCTTAG
- a CDS encoding cyclic nucleotide-binding/CBS domain-containing protein, giving the protein MSSDTVHQKTLVKEIMSNSVISVDSSITATDAAKMMEDTGVGAIAVLENGSPVGIVTDRDFAIKITAHSYPIDTPIRRIMSAPLISIDPNSDLWTASDLMTTRNVRKLPVIDDDRIIGILTSSDLVKYFASL; this is encoded by the coding sequence ATGAGTTCTGACACTGTTCATCAGAAAACTCTTGTCAAAGAAATTATGAGCAACTCTGTTATCTCTGTAGATTCTTCTATTACAGCAACTGATGCTGCAAAAATGATGGAAGACACTGGCGTTGGTGCAATTGCCGTATTAGAAAATGGCTCCCCTGTTGGAATTGTAACTGATAGAGATTTTGCAATAAAAATTACTGCTCATTCATATCCTATTGATACTCCTATCCGAAGAATAATGTCTGCCCCTCTCATTTCTATTGATCCTAATTCTGATCTATGGACTGCTTCTGATTTAATGACAACAAGAAATGTTCGGAAACTACCTGTAATTGATGATGATCGAATTATTGGTATACTCACTTCCAGTGATCTGGTCAAATATTTTGCTAGTCTTTAA
- a CDS encoding helix-turn-helix transcriptional regulator, which produces MQELVQTRKIMDDERKQIILEVLADKYCKQILHDTLEKPKSAMELSSDKKIPISTVYRRLQTLYDAKLLAISGSINEDGKKYFLYKSKVKSISLQCNLEETSIEIVPNSSNAS; this is translated from the coding sequence ATGCAAGAATTAGTTCAAACAAGAAAAATAATGGATGATGAAAGAAAGCAAATAATTTTAGAAGTCTTGGCAGACAAATATTGCAAACAAATCCTCCATGATACACTAGAAAAACCAAAATCTGCAATGGAGTTGTCTAGTGATAAAAAAATCCCTATTAGTACAGTATACCGAAGATTACAAACCCTATATGATGCAAAATTGCTTGCAATCTCCGGTTCCATAAATGAAGATGGAAAGAAATACTTTCTTTACAAGAGTAAGGTAAAGTCAATATCTCTTCAGTGCAATTTAGAAGAAACTTCCATCGAAATCGTTCCTAACTCGTCTAACGCGAGTTAG